The sequence GTAGCACGACCGTGCAATGCACCAAGACATGAACTTTGTAATCACCCAATGTTCATTTCCCCCAAAGGTCAAAGAGCAATGGACCAAACCAATACTTTTCTAATGGAGTTCCAAAATCGAAATAAAAATCTTCCAGTACTTTCTAAAAACCTCGTCACTAAGACATATACTGACATTGTTGCTATTTGTATGTTTATTATATTCATTTGTTAGGAATACTTGTAGATAAGCGTTTGAGACTATAAATAGAAAGTGAGAACTTCCCGCTTCAAGAGTAGACCAGTCTACATTATCCACATTGCAGAGCACAGCAGGTATAGATCGAGCTGCTGAAAATATTGGTTTGGATTTAGTTAATGACAATAATTGATCTGAttattttttacaatttactcTTAGTTGTAACGTTTAGGCTTTCTCGTTGCAAACCTACAGAGCCATGGCTGCCCAAAGCGGGAAGAAATCTGTGCTTTTCGTCTGTCTTGGTAAGTAAGACGCTAAGTTCATCATCATGTATGACTATATTGTAGTCTCAAATGTCAGGAAACTGTCAACGCCATGACGTTTAAGTAACATGCCTTGGACCAGTATATCAAAGACTTGTGTGGGGCAACTTAAGGCGTTCCCACATGCACAACATTTCCTACCAGTATCATATTTCAGTTGTAACTCTTTTCTTTATTGAATACATTATTGTCACATGTTCAGGGATTTATTTGTGTTTATATTAATTTAAGCTTAGTAGTGAATGTGAATTGTTTTGGATAAGTTGATAAACTTATTAGATGTCTTCAAGCAGGTAATATCTGCAGATCACCAATAGCAGAGGCTGTTTTCACGCACCTGGTGAGAGAGAAGGGTCAGCTGGACCAGGTGAGTATGCAAATTGCTGGATTGATCATGATTGGGTGCCAATATGTCAGAGAACTGTAGTTtgttaaaaaacaaacacaattttTTGTATTTGCATTTGTACCAACCTTGctttggttttaagttttttttctgtgaaaatattttttgtttcaaatgaatGACTTACTTAAGTCTGGCAAGCCATCCCAATGTTTTTTAAAGTCCCTTTATGATATCTGAACTTAACGTCCCATGACCTAAACCATTAGTGATCATTAGTACTTAGTTTAAGGTGGGAGGGCCCATCTGTGATTTACCCAATTGGTAAGGTTGGATGATCCATTCAAAAGTGTCCTGTGTTTGTGTATTCTGTATGTGATACTATAGTGGGAAATCAACAGTGCAGCAACCATCGACATGCACATAGGGAAGAGAGCAGACCCAAGAACAAGGGCTTGCCTAGAAAAGCATTCAGTGCCCTATGGCCACATCGTGCGACAGGTACTTGTGCTACCCTACCCACTAAACATACTAACCTGCTGTGTTCTGACAGTTGTTTAACTATGTTGTAGTGGACAGTAGACAGTGCAGGCACTCACGACTGGAACGTGGGGCTCCCGCCAGATGAAAGGGGTCAGGCATGCATGAGAAAGCACGGCGTTTATAAGGAACAGATTGCAAGACAGGTAGTGCGCTTGCATCTATATCCTATATCttggcatgtttgtttgtaaaactCATCATTTTTTTGTTCCCATCCTGTAATAAACAGTGTAAAGACCAACTGCAGCTAATAGATGTGTCACTCACAAAAACTAGAAGTAAATTTATTTGAGTGAAGAAATAGACTTGTTCAGTGAAGAACTAAAGTGggattgttattgttattgtggGCGAGATAAATGGTAACTGCATGTACATTCAAGTATTCCTTAACTTATATATGTGTGATTGAGTATTGTCCATCTTTTCtgtttatcatgcaaatcacTTGTTATGCAGCTATGTGAAAGGAACACTCACATTTATATGTACTGTAGTAACAGGTTTACAACAACGATTGGCATCTTACATATTGTAACATCAGTTGCTGCAATTAATATTCAATGTTTTTCCATGTGAAAGGTGACTGAAGGGGACTTCACCAAGTTTCAGTACATCCTTGGTATGGATCATAACAACATAAGGTAAAACACTTTGAGCCCTGAATGTGGAACCATTTCCAGATTCTTTTGAATGCTTTTGTTGATAGCAATATGTTCGTTATAAACATGTCCATCGATCCAAGAACATTTCTTACTGTGAATTTTGTGCCTACACttacactacatgtacctgaaaaatAGActatgttgaattttttttaaatctctgaGAGTCTTTATGACTTAAGGACTAAACTTTACTCCCAACACTAGAATGAATTGAGACATATCCAAATTCTAGTGTTGGGAGTAAAGTTTAGTCCTTGATTCATAATGACAACACAGGTGAACTTTCATGCTCTGAGTCTTGATTTTAACTTCATGACCATTGTTTGTAGAATATCCacttattcttcttcttctgcagcAACTTAAAACACATACAGCCTCCAAACTCTACAGCAACTGTTAAGCTACTCGGCAGCTATGATCCCGAGGGGAAAGAGGTCATTGAAGACCCTTACTATGTAAGTGTCAGTTCATGTACATTTACCTGTAAACTTCAAGATTCAGTTTTGCATACCAGTAATAGGTATTAATAGCATTTGTTATAACATTCTTCATGCTCATTTTGACAATTATTATGCCCAGTTTCCATCCACATTAAACTGTAGGATGCATTATCTTGCAGGGAGAAGACTCAGATTTTGAGAGAGTGTATCAGCAGTGTGTACAGTGTTGCACGGCTTTCCTTGATGCAGTGTAGAGTCCTGGAACTTTCTTCAGTGGTAGAAAAGTGGAGGGTGCAAAATTTACATTACTCAAGCATAAGAATTTTCCCATGGTATAGCACTGGAAAATCAGCTGTTGCTTTCCCCTTGCAGGGACCAGGTGTTGGATATATTCCATCTCTTGATATGTGAAGTCACCTAATTCATGCCTTAAGGGCTTTAGAATTTGATGTACCCTTAAAATTCCTAAAAAAAATAATCTGTTAGGGCATCATTGTACCATATGATGGAACTGATGCAACTTTTGCTGTTTGCTTACAATTACTAACTGCCAGCCGCAATTATCGTTTTTGTCCTTAATATAATTATTATACTGAACATAATACTGAACATAATATTGATAAAGCTGCACAAAAGAATGCATTCAAATGATCAATGGATAATAGGCATTGACTCTTTATTCCACCACCATACATAGTTAATGCTTTGTAGCCATGAAAGTAGAAAAATAAATTGAATATTTTAAGCTTGCCTTGTAATATATATAAAATGCTTTACCAGAAAATGTGAAGTTGTAGTTTTGAACTTTCTGCATATTACACTctgcttgaagaaaaa comes from Branchiostoma lanceolatum isolate klBraLanc5 chromosome 2, klBraLanc5.hap2, whole genome shotgun sequence and encodes:
- the LOC136428635 gene encoding low molecular weight phosphotyrosine protein phosphatase-like isoform X1, with the translated sequence MAAQSGKKSVLFVCLGNICRSPIAEAVFTHLVREKGQLDQWEINSAATIDMHIGKRADPRTRACLEKHSVPYGHIVRQWTVDSAGTHDWNVGLPPDERGQACMRKHGVYKEQIARQVTEGDFTKFQYILGMDHNNISNLKHIQPPNSTATVKLLGSYDPEGKEVIEDPYYGEDSDFERVYQQCVQCCTAFLDAV
- the LOC136428635 gene encoding low molecular weight phosphotyrosine protein phosphatase-like isoform X3, with the translated sequence MAAQSGKKSVLFVCLGNICRSPIAEAVFTHLVREKGQLDQWEINSAATIDMHIGKRADPRTRACLEKHSVPYGHIVRQVTEGDFTKFQYILGMDHNNISNLKHIQPPNSTATVKLLGSYDPEGKEVIEDPYYGEDSDFERVYQQCVQCCTAFLDAV
- the LOC136428635 gene encoding low molecular weight phosphotyrosine protein phosphatase-like isoform X2 encodes the protein MAAQSGKKSVLFVCLGNICRSPIAEAVFTHLVREKGQLDQWTVDSAGTHDWNVGLPPDERGQACMRKHGVYKEQIARQVTEGDFTKFQYILGMDHNNISNLKHIQPPNSTATVKLLGSYDPEGKEVIEDPYYGEDSDFERVYQQCVQCCTAFLDAV